In Bradyrhizobium guangxiense, the following are encoded in one genomic region:
- a CDS encoding Na+/H+ antiporter, translating into MEAKFQTFLILLAVLAGVALAARRFNIAPAILLMLAGVGLAFVPGMPAVELPPELVLLMVLPPLIYSASVAMSWREFKNNLRPIVLLAVGAVIFTAAMVAAATHYMIGLPWTIGFLLGAIVAPPDVVAPLAIARRLNMPRRLLVILEGEGLANDATALILYRFALAAIMVGHFSLPLAAGEFLLIVASEIAFGIGVGWLSLRFRKWSGDPQVELTLSLITPYVSYWLPEHLGGSGVIATVACGLYVSWNGPLLISSATRLQGIFFWDLVIYLIEGVLFLLTGFQMRALYEKSKAFPLDDILIATAVVLVIVVIARFAWLYPATYLPRMLSKSLRARDPSPPWQWPFVLAFTGVRGAVSLAAALALPFTLPDGEAFPYRDLILFVAFGVIFVTLIGVGLTLPPVVRWLGVAEAGRNEHVAEHEAEIAARRQALDAALKSLDAMTAEQEISDEVMRLLRARHDIRVNQLPDSLDPTHHNVSAAGTALTRNLITAERKFIHDLLRDGQITDETRRRIERDLDLEEASLANREYRGAPL; encoded by the coding sequence ATGGAAGCGAAGTTCCAGACCTTTCTCATCCTGCTCGCCGTCCTGGCAGGCGTGGCGCTGGCCGCGCGCCGCTTCAACATCGCCCCTGCCATCCTGCTGATGCTGGCCGGCGTCGGCCTCGCCTTCGTGCCGGGCATGCCCGCGGTGGAGCTGCCGCCGGAACTGGTTCTGCTGATGGTGCTGCCGCCGCTGATCTACTCGGCGAGCGTCGCCATGAGCTGGCGCGAGTTCAAGAACAATCTGCGCCCGATCGTGCTGCTCGCGGTCGGCGCCGTGATCTTCACGGCAGCGATGGTGGCGGCCGCCACACACTACATGATCGGCCTGCCCTGGACCATCGGCTTCCTGCTTGGGGCCATCGTCGCACCGCCCGACGTGGTTGCGCCGCTCGCGATCGCGCGCCGGCTCAACATGCCGCGGCGGCTCCTCGTCATCCTCGAGGGCGAAGGACTCGCCAATGATGCCACGGCGCTGATCCTCTACCGCTTCGCGCTCGCCGCCATCATGGTCGGGCATTTCTCGTTGCCGCTCGCGGCCGGCGAGTTCCTCCTCATCGTCGCCAGCGAGATCGCCTTCGGCATCGGCGTCGGCTGGCTCTCCCTTCGCTTCCGCAAATGGTCCGGTGATCCGCAGGTCGAGCTGACGCTGTCGCTGATCACGCCCTACGTCTCCTACTGGCTGCCTGAGCATCTCGGCGGCTCCGGCGTGATCGCGACCGTCGCCTGCGGGCTCTATGTCAGCTGGAACGGCCCGCTGCTGATCTCGTCGGCCACGCGGCTGCAAGGCATCTTTTTCTGGGACCTCGTGATCTACCTGATCGAGGGCGTGCTGTTCCTGCTCACCGGCTTCCAGATGCGCGCGCTCTACGAGAAGTCGAAGGCGTTCCCGCTCGACGACATCCTGATCGCGACCGCCGTGGTCCTGGTGATCGTGGTGATCGCGCGCTTCGCCTGGCTCTATCCCGCAACCTATCTGCCGCGAATGCTCAGCAAGTCGCTGCGCGCGCGCGATCCGTCGCCGCCATGGCAATGGCCGTTCGTGCTCGCCTTTACCGGTGTGCGCGGCGCGGTGTCGCTCGCGGCCGCGCTGGCGCTGCCGTTCACGCTGCCGGACGGCGAAGCGTTTCCGTATCGCGACCTGATCCTGTTCGTGGCCTTCGGCGTCATCTTCGTCACGCTGATCGGCGTCGGCCTCACGCTGCCGCCGGTGGTGCGCTGGCTTGGGGTCGCGGAGGCCGGCCGCAACGAACATGTCGCCGAGCACGAGGCCGAGATTGCCGCCCGCCGCCAGGCCCTCGACGCCGCGCTGAAGTCGCTCGATGCAATGACCGCGGAGCAGGAAATCTCCGACGAGGTGATGCGGCTTCTGCGCGCGCGTCACGACATCCGCGTCAACCAGCTGCCGGATTCACTCGATCCCACCCACCACAACGTCTCCGCCGCGGGCACCGCGCTGACCCGCAACCTGATCACCGCCGAACGAAAATTCATCCACGACCTCCTGCGCGACGGCCAGATCACCGACGAGACGCGGCGGCGGATCGAGCGCGACCTCGATCTGGAAGAGGCGAGCTTGGCGAATCGGGAGTATCGGGGCGCGCCGCTATAG
- a CDS encoding N-acetylmuramoyl-L-alanine amidase yields the protein MRTVAKAKPNQPQTPARCEAPKFRIVVDVGHTPDSYGALSARNDPEFGFNFRLARLITAKLKAEGFAATRLLVTDGKARPSLFKRVGVANDARADLLLSVHHDSVPDKLLEAWEFDGANSYFSDRFSGHSLFVSERNPHFATSLKLARMIGRQLKEQGLRYASQYTLPVMGRYRRQLLDKDFGVYRYDGLVVLSRTRSAAVLLEAGSIINRDEEMEMNSPERQELIAGAVAAAMGEFCDRRSVAPAMTKPL from the coding sequence GTGCGAACGGTCGCGAAGGCCAAACCGAACCAGCCGCAGACACCGGCCAGATGCGAGGCGCCGAAATTCCGGATCGTCGTGGATGTCGGGCATACGCCGGACTCCTATGGCGCGCTCAGCGCGCGCAACGACCCCGAGTTCGGCTTCAACTTCCGGCTTGCGCGCCTGATCACGGCGAAACTGAAGGCCGAGGGCTTTGCCGCAACCCGCCTGCTCGTCACGGACGGCAAGGCGAGGCCGAGCCTGTTCAAGCGGGTCGGCGTCGCCAATGACGCCCGGGCTGATCTCCTGCTGTCGGTGCACCATGATTCGGTGCCCGACAAGCTGCTCGAGGCCTGGGAGTTCGACGGCGCAAACAGCTACTTCAGTGACCGCTTTTCGGGCCATTCGCTGTTCGTCTCCGAACGCAATCCGCACTTCGCCACCAGCCTGAAGCTGGCCCGGATGATCGGCCGGCAATTGAAGGAGCAGGGCCTGCGCTATGCCAGCCAGTACACGCTGCCGGTGATGGGGCGCTACCGGCGCCAGCTGCTCGACAAGGATTTCGGCGTCTATCGCTATGACGGGCTCGTGGTGCTGTCGCGAACGAGAAGCGCGGCCGTTCTGCTGGAGGCCGGCTCAATCATCAATCGCGACGAGGAGATGGAGATGAACTCGCCGGAGCGGCAGGAGCTGATTGCGGGTGCTGTCGCCGCGGCGATGGGAGAGTTTTGCGACAGGCGATCGGTCGCGCCCGCAATGACGAAGCCGCTATAG
- a CDS encoding outer membrane protein has product MKRSILTAIAASLLFTTAASAADLAARPYTKAPPPVVAVYDWTGFYIGGHLGGAWTNEQWINTANTTAFGDLSPGQGFSQRGSGVFGGGQIGYNWQVNNFVLGLEGTISGMGNKGTVVNTVFGAGLDDVFSWRTDWMATVVGRAGVAFNNNLFYVKGGYAGVNNKLSVSDTVGATGSGSQTTWHNGWTVGAGWEYGITRNWIVGVEYDYAAFQTKSYQLAGAAAPAVYTFDVKPKDIQSVVARLSYKFGGPVVAKY; this is encoded by the coding sequence ATGAAGCGTTCAATTCTCACGGCCATCGCTGCCTCCCTTCTGTTCACCACGGCAGCCTCTGCTGCCGATCTCGCCGCACGACCCTATACGAAGGCTCCACCCCCTGTGGTTGCAGTCTACGACTGGACCGGCTTCTACATCGGCGGGCATCTGGGCGGCGCCTGGACCAACGAGCAATGGATCAACACCGCGAACACAACAGCGTTCGGCGACCTCTCCCCCGGCCAAGGTTTCTCCCAGCGCGGATCCGGCGTGTTCGGCGGCGGCCAGATTGGCTACAACTGGCAGGTCAATAATTTCGTGCTCGGCCTGGAAGGCACGATCTCCGGCATGGGCAACAAGGGCACCGTCGTCAACACTGTGTTCGGCGCCGGCCTCGATGACGTCTTCAGCTGGCGGACCGACTGGATGGCGACCGTGGTCGGCCGCGCCGGCGTCGCATTCAACAACAATCTGTTCTACGTGAAGGGCGGTTATGCTGGCGTGAACAACAAGTTGTCGGTCTCCGATACGGTCGGCGCCACCGGTTCCGGCTCCCAGACCACCTGGCACAATGGCTGGACCGTCGGCGCGGGCTGGGAATACGGCATCACGCGCAACTGGATCGTCGGCGTCGAGTACGATTACGCCGCCTTCCAAACCAAGAGCTATCAGCTTGCCGGCGCTGCCGCGCCCGCGGTCTATACGTTCGACGTGAAGCCGAAGGACATCCAGTCGGTAGTGGCGCGGCTGAGCTACAAATTCGGCGGCCCGGTCGTCGCCAAGTACTGA